In Rhodamnia argentea isolate NSW1041297 chromosome 5, ASM2092103v1, whole genome shotgun sequence, the DNA window TATCAGACAATGGTGAATACACACACGAGTTAACATCAAGACCAACCATCCATCTCCACAACTTCTCATTCAATTTCTCCAAACTACCAACCAAAAAAGATAGTCCAGATGCCACAGAAACCAAAAATCTATGTCCCCTGCATATTCAATGTTTATCAATGTGTAATCCAGCAGAATCCACAGAAACATCGAAGACCGCATCAACTCCACAGAAGTCTGGGTCTCTATTCTCAGCTAAGTCATATGATTATTACAGCAAGCATTGAATACAAGTCCACATTCTAACCTTGTGAGCCACCGAGTTGTTGCAAGGCATTGACGAACCGCCTATGCAACTCGGGGGACCAGCACCTTCTCTGCTTCCTCGCGGTCTGCTGCGGAGGCTGATGTCCTCTGCTCGGCGAATTCGACTGAACATTGTGGGCAGGGGATGGAATCAATCTCCCGCATCCCGTGCTGGTGTCTGGGCAAAATGACTTTTCCCTCGGATACTTGATCCCAGAAGCGAGAAGCGAGAGGCCTTGAACAGGCAATTTCATTTTCTCCTCCGGGACCAAAGTGACCGGGGTCACCGGAGAAGGCGAGTACCCCTTAAGTTGCACCAATGGCCTCGCCCCATTTCTCCCTTTACATGTCTCAAGTACATCTTGCGTTGCAGGGAGAGTCTGTGCCTGATTAACCTGGGGAAGCAATTACTCAGTCACATTAGATCCTCTACCTTTTCGACAACAGATTTCACAACAGTTGATCCACACGCATTTTCGCACTCTCAAGTGGTCGAAATTTCAGTTATTTTTTACCGTGGTTTCTAGTTTAAGTTCTTGTTTAAGATCAGAGGAGGGAACGGCGGGGGCACTACTATCCGTGTTCCAGAGCTGGACGGAGCTCATCCAGTTCTTCTTGTCTCTAGAATCGTCCGTCTCTTTCTTCAGTTCGAgcttctcgtcttcttcgtctttgTCCTTCTTCAGTGGGATGAATTCCTCCAGCACAGGCCGAGCGCTCGTCGGGGCAGCGCATTGCTCGGACTCCATTTTCAATGCCGAAATAGCTACCGGAGATGATCAAAACACAAACAACGCCGGGAAATCAGACAGGGGACAGAGACAGTGACacaggaaagaaaataaggacaACGAAGAAGGCGATAAGAGCTGCGAATCAGAAACCCAAAGAAGGAATACGAATCCGACAAGCTCCCATGAATAAAAACCAtcggaaaaggagaagaaactcCCATCGGACAAACACCCACATCGCAAATCGAATCGACGGTTTCCGATTCCCAACGCGAGAGCAGAATCCCCAAAGcgcgaagaaaaagaaaacgaaaggtCAGACACGAACCATCCTTCAACAGCAGCATGCAGAGCGGGAGCTCGCGCTTGAAGGCGTCGATCTTGTTCATCTCCTCGTGCAACCGCGCGACGTAACCGTCGAGCCTGGACGACCTGACGCGGGCGTCCCCGATGGCCGAGGCCTCCCGGAGGAGGTCCCCGATCGTCGCCGGCACGAACGACGGCCTGAAATCCAAGCTCAGCTCAGGCGGGATCGACCCCATTGGCCCTCCTCCCCTTCAGCTGGGATCGTCTTCAGATACTGTGTCGTCTCCTGGAACGGCGTTCGCGCAGGtgtagagagacagagagagagagagagagagttagagagagagaggagaagagggAGGGATTGGAGGTGAATATTTATATTTACAGATTCatgtacagagagagagagagagagaaagaagattgGAGGAGAAGATTCTGTTCGTGGAGAGACGCTGTTTttgaataaaaggaaagaaggaagcaaggaaggaaaagaaaaaaaaaactcaggcGGCTCCTCGCGTATTCTGTCCGCCCCTCGCGCAACACACCAACACGCAAATTCGCATCCTCCGCTCCAGGATTTTTCAAACCTCGTTTCAgattcctttccctttttttcgaGGGGGGCCTCGGAACATAGAAGCCTCAATCGATATGGGATAAATCTCGAGGTCATGAGATGATGTATGCGCCGTCGATCGGGCACGGGGCGAAGCCGGAACTCGAGCTAGGCGAGATGAGGAGACAACGATTCGTGGGCGGCGATGTGAGACGCCGAGCACTTGGCGCGTGATTGGCGGGGTTTTGAATCTCTTGGCCGCTAAGTAAATTGCGCGATATCAACTCCTAGCGACATAAGGGCGTGGGCGAGCGGACATATGGGATCGGCATAGCCGAATAGGTCTAGGGATGGGCGTTAGACTAGACATAACCGGATGGGTTTTAATAAGTTTCGAAATTTCGAAATCGGTTCCATGGTGAATGAGCTGCAGAACTGCGACCTAAAAGTTACTCTGTCTAGGTCGGTTCCTAGtttttggaatcgggaaccgatcgTGTTGAACCTAGAACTAGCCTGAAACCGTCCTGcctttttatgtatttttttttttcaatttactatATATACAATATGCAAATATCAAACATGAATATTATTGTTACAGCTTGAAGATAATATGTCAATCGTATTCAATTTCAATAATAAGTTcgattcaaaaagaaaagagtaaagGAATTACTTGGGATTAAAGTTAAACTAGTTCAATTCCAGGTTATACAATGGAATCGCCTTGTAAGTTCCATATAATACGAGGTTCCGGTGTAGATATAGAATGGGAATTGAACCGATCAATGTTGGTTCCTATCTTACTAGATTGATCCCCTTGTGAACTTGTCTTGAATCAGTCAGGTAAGGCTGGCTCCAGAATTGAACTGGCCCGGTTGCTCACATTTAATGTGCATATGACAGCCACCATGTAAGGCGTCCTTTAGAAAAATACAAGGTACCTGGATATCATTTTTCAGTAAATGCATACGAACTGAACTATTTATGATTCTCTCTTAATCTACAATTTTGTGATGCTTATATATGGGAAATGATAGGGGGAAGTATATTTATCTTTCGAATGATACGGTTATGTCTTGAGATAATATCATTGCTGGACATGAACATGTACTTTATTGTTAATGCGCTTTTGTTTTACCTTGAAGTAATAAGAATTGGGCCATTTtctagtttaaaaaaattatcgttAAATACACTGGAAGTCCGGAAACCTAtcaagaaagtgcaattaagtcttaaaacttataataagtgcaattaagtcataaaacttgtcaatttgGAGCAATCATATTAACCCCGACCAACTTGACTATGCAAAATGTTGacgtgctttttttttattattattgttttctctctcttacgtgAAGGATAAGGCTAacaaacgacgtcgttttggcccATGTATGGAttttaaattagataaaaaaaaaattaaagtaagaAAAGGGAAGGAAGGTAAAACGGCAAGGGACGTCACTGCCCCAAGTCGGCAATGAGGTGGGGTGCATTTCCAGCCAAGGGTCACTAGGCCCTGGCCAGAGGCCGGAGATCGGTGAGCAAGCGACCCCTGCCAACCTTTGGCCAGCCATCC includes these proteins:
- the LOC115737220 gene encoding transcription factor HRS1-like, which produces MGSIPPELSLDFRPSFVPATIGDLLREASAIGDARVRSSRLDGYVARLHEEMNKIDAFKRELPLCMLLLKDAISALKMESEQCAAPTSARPVLEEFIPLKKDKDEEDEKLELKKETDDSRDKKNWMSSVQLWNTDSSAPAVPSSDLKQELKLETTVNQAQTLPATQDVLETCKGRNGARPLVQLKGYSPSPVTPVTLVPEEKMKLPVQGLSLLASGIKYPREKSFCPDTSTGCGRLIPSPAHNVQSNSPSRGHQPPQQTARKQRRCWSPELHRRFVNALQQLGGSQAATPKQIRELMQVDGLTNDEVKSHLQKYRLHTRRISSATSSPADQSVAILGGLWLSPDQYGDSSKGSSSQSDSPQGPLQLGGSMGATTSITGGNSMEDDEDEKFECYSWKSHVNKPGKVDV